A single Plasmodium knowlesi strain H genome assembly, chromosome: 13 DNA region contains:
- a CDS encoding RWD domain-containing protein, putative encodes MDYKSEQLAEKESLSLLYECTNEFICLDEKKFKILIENKAKKISFYLLFEYTERYPDEAPLWKIVEGKNVSNRLRENVDQHIQETVENNLGYSMIYNIVENIRSYLSEDIEEKSMYDEMLERKPKEGEEMNDDDDDDKIDADDYENVLELKELCEERYRVTEEEFDAWRKEFYKNIFAEIKNINMSDNPTGRELFEKGKVNLADAEFEEGEAKWCNEELFCDLDLDM; translated from the exons ATGGATTACAAAAGCGAACAGTTGGCAGAAAAGGAGAGCTTGTCACTATTGTACGAATGTACCAATGAATTTATTTGCTTGGATGagaagaaatttaaaatcctcattgaaaataaagccaagaaaatttccttctaCTTGCTATTTGAGTACACGGAACGGTACCCGGATGAAGCCCCCCTGTGGAAAATTGTCGAAG gcaaaaatgtGAGCAACAGGCTACGGGAAAATGTGGATCAGCACATCCAAGAGACGGTGGAAAATAACTTGGGCTATAGTATGATTTATAACATTGTGGAGAATATAAGG TCCTACCTGTCCGAAGACATCGAAGAAAAATCCATGTATGACGAAATGCTGGAGAGGAAACCCAAGGAGGGTGAAGAAATGAatgatgacgacgacgaTGACAAAATTGATGCAGATGACTACGAAAACGTTTTAGAGTTGAAGGAGCTGTGCGAAGAACGG TACCGAGTAACGGAGGAAGAATTCGACGCGTGGCGCAAGGAGTTTTACAAAAACATTTTCgctgaaataaaaaatataaacatgtCGGATAACCCAACAGGGCGGGAGCTATttgagaaaggaaaagttaacTTGGCCGATGCGGAATTTGAAGAGG gGGAGGCCAAGTGGTGCAacgaagaattattttgcgACCTTGACTTGGACATGTAA
- a CDS encoding protein transport protein SEC23, putative, giving the protein MDIHLQENQTGIRFSWNLWPPTKNEASKIEVPLGCLYTVLKRTDDNSVKLVEYEPLKCKTSNCILNPYCNIDFRNKTWTCPFSNIKNPFPMHYAEHISEKNLPADVMYSNIEYIQPSNVGDIPPPTFLFVIDTCLLEEELEQLKDSIQQCISLMPPDAHIGIITFGNMCYVHEIGFKDCLKSYVFKGTKDITAQDLQKQLNLGTRNDPRSSTTSTSARRFLQPVSECEYNINMLLEDIQKDNWPTPPDQRAKRCTGVALSVAIGLLECCCNQLSGRVMMFIGGADTTSPGKIVDTPLSESLRHHLDLQKENSNARHVKKALKYYVSLANRAVASGHAIDIFACSLDQIGLYEMKVCCEKTNGYMVMADSFSMNVFKDSFKKIFETDSNGYIKHGYNAKLTIICSKEFKVCGAIGACSSNKKIANYVSDTCVGEGGTCEWTICALDRQSTIAFYFEIVNQNISSLPPDRQAYLQFQTLYQHPSGRRRLRVTTISYRFAEANIAEISQGFDQETAAVIMARFAVLKAETDEPIDVLRWLDRKLIRLVSTFADYQKDDVNSFHLSPEFSIYPQFMYHLRRSHFLQTFNASPDETAYYRSILLRENAMNSLIMIQPALLQYSFESPTPVPVLLDAQSLKSNVILLLDSYFHIVVWYGEMIYQWREQGFHEKPEYEHFSQLLNAPHEDAKSILEDRFPIPKFVLCNSGGSQSRFLLAKVNPSTTHNSLSGSTFGTSNSESYIINTDDVSLKIFMDHLVKLAVQT; this is encoded by the exons ATGGATATACACTTGCAAGAAAATCAGACAGGGATTCGATTTAGTTGGAACTTATGGCCACCTACAAAAAATGAGGCGTCGAAAATCGAGGTACCCTTGGGTTGTCTGTACACAGTTCTCAAGAGAACAGATGACAACAGCGTGAAGTTAGTGGAATACGAACCACTTAAATGCAAAACGAGTAACTGCATCTTGAATCCGTATTGCAACATAGACTTTAGGAACAAGACATGGACATGCCCCTTTTCGAATATCAAGAACCCCTTCCCAATGCACTACGCGGAGCACATCTCGGAGAAG AATCTACCTGCCGATGTGATGTACTCCAACATTGAGTATATACAGCCATCGAACGTAGGAGATATTCCACCGCCTACGTTTCTGTTTGTTATCGACACATGTCTCTTGGAGGAAGAGTTGGAACAGTTGAAGGATTCAATACAGCAGTGCATAAGTTTGATGCCACCAGATGCGCACATCGGAATAATTACCTTTGGAAATATGTGCTACGTACACGAAATAGGATTCAAGGATTGCCTGAAGTCGTATGTTTTCAAGGGGACCAAGGATATCACTGCACAGGATTTACAAAAGCAATTAAACTTAGGAACAAGAAATGATCCAAGAAGCTCCACCACGTCTACATCAGCCAGAAGGTTTCTGCAACCAGTTAGTGAATGCGAATACAACATTAATATGTTGTTGGAAGATATACAAAAAGATAATTGGCCAACTCCTCCTGATCAAAGAGCAAAGAGGTGCACAGGGGTAGCTCTTAGTGTAGCAATAGGTTTGTTAGAATGTTGTTGCAACCAATTGAGTGGCAGAGTAATGATGTTCATAGGAGGAGCAGATACAACCTCTCCGGGAAAAATTGTGGACACTCCATTAAGTGAATCTTTAAGACACCACCTAGATTTACAGAAGGAGAATAGTAACGCGAGGCATGTTAAGAAGGCATTAAAATATTATGTGTCTTTGGCTAATAGAGCTGTTGCATCCGGTCATGCGATAGATATTTTCGCATGTTCACTGGATCAGATCGGATTGTATGAAATGAAGGTATGTTGTGAAAAGACAAACGGCTATATGGTAATGGCAGATTCGTTTTCCATGAATGTATTTAAggattcatttaaaaaaattttcgagACAGATTCCAATGGATACATCAAACACGGTTACAATGCGAAGCTCACAATCATATGTTCCAAGGAGTTCAAAGTGTGTGGTGCCATCGGTGCATGTTCaagcaataaaaaaatagcaaattATGTTTCTGATACCTGTGTAGGTGAAGGAGGAACGTGTGAATGGACCATATGTGCATTAGACAGACAGTCTACCATAGCCTTCTACTTTGAAATCGTTAAccaaaatatttcttcacttccACCTGATAGACAAGCGTACTTACAGTTCCAAACACTTTATCAACACCCTAGTGGTAGAAGACGATTACGAGTTACAACCATTTCTTACCGTTTCGCAGAAGCCAACATTGCGGAAATATCTCAGGGCTTTGATCAAGAGACTGCCGCTGTCATTATGGCTAGATTTGCGGTTCTAAAAGCCGAAACGGATGAACCCATAGATGTGTTAAGATGGCTAGATAGAAAACTTATAAGATTAGTAAGTACCTTTGCAGATTATCAGAAGGATGATGTGAATTCCTTTCACTTATCTCCAGAGTTCTCAATCTATCCGCAATTTATGTATCACTTGAGGAGATCCCATTTCCTGCAGACATTCAATGCAAGTCCAGATGAAACCGCCTACTACAGATCTATCCTTCTTCGAGAAAACGCAATGAATTCTCTGATTATGATACAACCCGCCTTACTGCAATATTCCTTTGAGTCCCCCACCCCTGTACCTGTCCTTCTTGATGCGCAGTCACTGAAGTCTAATGTCATCCTACTTCTAGATTCCTATTTCCACATCGTCGTATGGTACGGAGAAATGATATACCAGTGGAGAGAACAGGGCTTTCACGAGAAGCCAGAGTACGAGCACTTTAGCCAATTACTCAACGCACCTCATGAAGATGCCAAGTCCATTTTGGAGGACCGATTCCCTATCCCTAAATTTGTTTTGTGTAATAGTGGCGGTAGCCAGAGTCGCTTTTTATTGGCCAAGGTGAACCCCTCCACCACGCACAACTCCCTCAGTGGTAGCACCTTCGGAACATCGAACAGTGAGTCATACATTATCAACACAGACGATGTGTCGCTCAAGATATTTATGGACCACCTGGTCAAGCTAGCCGTACAGACGTGA
- a CDS encoding serine/threonine protein kinase VPS15, putative: MGNTLYSSTGCSSTQLDDMYAKYVNNLYNIYSYLFKYEHFVFMNCYALNSFCHVLEGINKNEGHVLIKVFKLRCETQKIKRILYTLKFLFSFDLFPNVLPYNRMSVYENNIYIYRTFVFKSLNHYLFNERNNKPFKHFFLFQIFLAIIQLHSLGIYHGHIKSENFLLQNNMHILITDINILNKYLYFIPSVRYPGKENSLLQRLQKLQDDIFNLGILLLEIILRDKNVSYAFLKENYDDKNDCNFQRERSRQGMFQFVESGKGAEKTNGKGKVNGKVKKTKRKEDKEFPFISNGSVESTDRIIDLSTKKINHNFVHALSLPFINRRIKNEEESFFQENKHVKMNIDKYRHYNYHYINSVNYINIYNDFYNNGTLNSVNENNSHRGSLTTYGGNVENEVPHRSKTVLYDRTDGAHSFGEAPHAFSDYEVLGGETKGGRRNRGSHDRLDLHVQRDWGSISSNEMKEPEVTQSPVSTVKVDGGNVDGGKVNGGKVNGRKVDGGKVDGGKVDGGKVDGGKVDEALHPRRRSRQADRREKGVPYKIWKIVNVAKHPFIVYSLINHFFLQKKNNILKIFKYWSYYVFPSTYKYVFFPLTILQLHPVFKNADIFILLLHYNLPFILFHLDLFAQKERDKYDMLNMVSRHNGEDSKSAYKIHQRSSFSRDGKSSSGNAQEKEETTFHLKRSHTLQQTRASSTRRHAGRLAHFVDVVKEFTTGVNKHQMETYIRDSDLGDIVKVQILQQWNVYRREIKGRRNGTSGVYHSTCHFPFPTLSYKNAHEFYRNFLVFYKTLFNEIFQKNQSYIDIFSGLEICKREIYSPLFRGTNIRRSNTNSCHSPNWTFNEDILHLVNMIITSYQSLAYESTKLLCLEMLYCIIFHFNHSTLNREVTSFLLFCMNKSGEKLKIMIIKSFYKIMNNENAYEHMYPYVEKFLPSFLLLKDSKEKIEKYFYAKYLPLIANVTIQYIYNVGLLKKGRKKQKEIAKEEEDGKKTGPDEVIISEVKHMDILKTLRNHLVHILKYSTDESILFEFYEHLISFCKIMSRKWVRIYILPYLLANIYKTKNSFIRALSIRITLRIMSYINDSETYKMICAYVNPILFEGNELAILFLLSECNILLQKNARKRWLSSGVPPSGHKNETIERTERGKRNRRHIHFLRKLKINHLRNHPSVAIRDLAHTVQANLLKMST; encoded by the exons ATGGGGAATACTCTTTACAGTAGCACAGGGTGCAGCTCCACCCAGTTAGACGACATGTACGCCAAGTACGTAAACAACCTTTACAACATATACAGTTACTTGTTTAAGTATGAGCACTTCGTCTTTATGAATTGCTACGCGTTGAATTCCTTTTGCCATGTCTTGGAG GGCATCAACAAGAACGAGGGACACGTGCTCATAAAGGTGTTCAAGCTTAGATGCGaaacgcaaaaaataaaaaggattcTGTATACGCTAAAGTTCCTCTTCTCATTTGATCTCTTCCCAAATGT ATTGCCCTACAACCGAATGAGCGTGTACGAAAACAACATTTACATCTACAGAACGTTTGTGTTTAAGAGCCTGAATCACTACCTCTTCAACGAGAGGAACAACAAGCCCTTCAAACActtctttttgtttcaaATATTTCTTGCAATTATACAGCTGCACTCGCTTGGCATCTATCATGGCCATATAAAGAGCGAAAATTTTCTGCTGCAGAATAATATGCACATACTAATAACGGATATTAATATATTGAATAAGTACCTCTACTTCATTCCAAGTGTGAG GTATCCTGGCAAGGAAAACAGCCTACTACAGCGCCTACAGAAGCTCCAAGACGACATCTTCAACCTCGGGATCCTGCTCCTAGAAATTATTCTTAGGGATAAGAACGTATCGTACGCGTTTCTCAAGGAGAACTACGATGACAAGAACGATTGTAACTTCCAGCGGGAGAGGAGTAGACAAGGCATGTTTCAATTTGTGGAAAGTGGAAAGGGGGCAGAGAAAAcaaacggaaaaggaaaagtgaatggcaaggtgaaaaaaacaaaaaggaaagaagataaAGAATTTCCCTTTATCAGCAATGGTAGTGTTGAAAGTACGGATCGAATCATTGATCTGTCGACAAAGAAGATCAATCACAATTTTGTGCATGCACTCTCCTTACCTTTTATAAacagaaggataaaaaatgaggaggaaagtTTTTTTCAAGAGAACAAACACGTTAAAATGAACATAGACAAATACAGGCACTACAATTACCACTACATTAATAGCGTAAACTACATAAACATTTACAACGACTTTTACAACAATGGGACATTGAATTCTGTTAATGAAAACAACTCACACAGGGGAAGCCTCACTACTTATGGAGGGAATGTGGAGAATGAGGTTCCACATAGGAGTAAGACTGTTCTATATGACCGAACAGATGGGGCTCATTCTTTTGGAGAGGCTCCCCATGCATTCAGCGATTACGAGGTACTCGGGGGGGAaacaaagggggggaggagaaacaGGGGCAGTCACGACAGATTGGATTTGCATGTGCAAAGAGATTGGGGTTCCATTAGCTCCAATGAGATGAAGGAGCCAGAGGTGACGCAGTCGCCAGTTAGCACTGTGAAGGTTGATGGGGGAAATGTTGACGGGGGAAAGGTTAACGGGGGAAAGGTTAACGGGAGAAAGGTTGACGGGGGAAAGGTTGACGGGGGAAAGGTTGACGGGGGAAAGGTTGACGGGGGAAAGGTTGACGAAGCACTTCACCCCCGCAGGCGCAGCCGACAGGCAgacagaagagaaaagggagTACCCTACAAAATCTGGAAAATTGTAAACGTAGCAAAACACCCATTCATCGTATACTCCCTCATCAATCATTTCttcctacaaaaaaaaaataacattttaaaaatttttaaatactGGTCTTACTATGTATTTCCGAGTACATACAAGTatgtcttcttccctttgacgATATTGCAGCTGCACCCCGTGTTTAAGAACGCAgacatttttattctcctccttcattaTAACTTacctttcattttgttccacCTGGATTTATTTGCACAAAAGGAACGGGACAAATATGACATGCTAAACATGGTGAGCAGGCACAATGGAGAAGACTCAAAGAGTGCGTATAAAATACATCAGCGGAGCTCCTTCTCACGTGATGGAAAAAGCAGTTCGGGGAATgcacaggaaaaagaagagacgACATTTCATCTGAAGCGGTCACACACATTGCAACAAACGCGGGCATCATCGACGCGGCGACATGCGGGTCGCCTCGCCCACTTCGTTGACGTGGTTAAGGAATTCACCACCGGTGTCAACAAGCACCAGATGGAAACCTACATCAGGGACAGTGACTTGGGGGATATCGTGAAGGTGCAGATTCTACAGCAGTGGAATGTGTACAGGCGAGAGATcaaggggagaaggaatggaaCTAGTGGAGTGTACCACTCAACTTGCCACTTTCCATTTCCAACTCTTTCCTATAAGAATGCCCACGAATTTTACAGAAACTTTTTGGTCTTTTACAAAACCCTGTTTaatgaaatttttcaaaaaaatcaaagcTACATTGATATTTTTAGCGGTTTGGAGATATGCAAGAGGGAAATTTATTCGCCCCTTTTTCGGGGAACGAATATCAGGCGAAGCAATACCAATAGTTGCCACTCCCCCAATTGGACATTCAACGAAGACATACTCCATTTAGTAAACATGATAATTACCTCGTACCAGTCTCTCGCATACGAGTCTACCAAGCTTCTTTGCCTCGAAATGCTGTACTGCATTATTTTCCACTTCAATCACAGTACCCTGAACAGAGAAGTAACGTCTTTCCTACTTTTTTgcatgaacaagtcaggtgaaaaattaaaaattatgatcATAAAatctttttacaaaattatgaacaatgAAAATGCCTATGAACATATGTACCCCTATgtggaaaaatttttgccGTCCTTTTTGTTACTCAAGGATAGTAAAGAAAagattgaaaaatatttttatgcgAAATATTTACCGCTAATCGCAAATGTGACAATtcagtatatatataatgttgGTTTGTTGAAAAAGGgcaggaaaaagcaaaaagaaattgctaaagaggaggaggatggCAAGAAAACGGGCCCTGATGAAGTTATCATCTCCGAAGTGAAGCACATGGATATATTAAAAACACTTCGTAACCACTTAGtgcacattttaaaatactCCACTGACGAATCTATTTTGTTTGAATTCTATGAACACCTAATCAGCTTCTGCAAAATCATGAGCAGAAAATGGGTAAGAATATACATCCTCCCGTATTTACTAGCAAATATTTACAAGACGAAGAATAGCTTTATCAGGGCTTTGTCCATTCGTATCACCCTGAGAATTATGTCGTATATTAATGATAGTGAAACGTACAAAATGATTTGTGCCTATGTGAATCCAATTCTTTTCGAAGGAAACGAATTGGCCATTCTGTTTTTGCTTTCCGAGTGTAACATCCTCCTGCAGAAGAACGCCCGTAAGAGGTGGCTCTCCTCTGGCGTTCCACCCAGTGGCCACAAAAACGAAACAATCGAAAGGACCGAAcggggaaaaagaaacagaagACACATACACTTCTTGCGGAAACTCAAAATAAACCACCTACGCAACCACCCCTCTGTCGCCATTCGTGATTTGGCACACACAGTCCAGGCTAATCTACTCAAAATGTCAACCTAA
- a CDS encoding U5 small nuclear ribonucleoprotein 40 kDa protein, putative, whose protein sequence is MEIVQANPHALVADERQGGVGPGPGPGGGERKTGLYSPNMLINSHKEEVYSVNFSSDGKFIASGSLDMTIMVHNVYNECETLSVLSGHKNAVLQAKWCRDDTHICSASADFNAFLWDVENELKVRSFKGHTSIVNGLDVINYNLFATCSDDSTVKIWDFRCKKCVHTVTSDCPFLAICSDKKGESFYVSSTDDKISKYSITTGELEDTFTGHKHYISGLAVNNEETVLASLSADETICLWDIQPFPCDDKLLFQLPAPRFNIDYNLIKLSFNNDRFLACGSGDNHLYIYDYKEKILMYTLPGHTSTINDVAFHPYEDIVVSCSSDKTIFLGEL, encoded by the coding sequence ATGGAAATAGTTCAGGCGAATCCGCACGCATTGGTCGCCGACGAAAGGCAAGGAGGGGTGGGTCCCGGCCCAGGACCAGGagggggagagagaaaaacgGGTCTGTATTCCCCCAACATGTTAATTAACAGCCACAAGGAGGAAGTGTATTCAGTGAACTTCTCATCTGACGGAAAGTTCATCGCATCTGGGAGTTTAGACATGACAATAATGGTGCATAATGTATACAATGAGTGTGAAACGTTGAGCGTTTTAAGTGGACATAAAAACGCAGTTTTGCAAGCCAAATGGTGTAGAGACgacacacacatatgcagTGCATCCGCTGATTTCAATGCCTTCCTATGGGATGTAGAGAATGAATTAAAAGTTAGAAGCTTTAAAGGGCACACAAGTATCGTTAACGGTTTAGATGttattaattataatttatttgCCACCTGTAGTGATGATTCCACTGTAAAAATATGGGATTTTagatgtaaaaaatgtgttcataCAGTTACTTCAGATTGTCCATTTTTAGCTATTTGTTCAGATAAGAAGGGAGAATCTTTTTACGTATCTTCTACAGATGATAAAATAAGTAAATATTCCATTACCACTGGAGAGTTAGAAGATACCTTTACAGGTCACAAGCATTATATAAGCGGCTTAGCTGTAAATAATGAAGAGACTGTCTTGGCATCTCTCAGTGCGGATGAAACCATCTGCCTTTGGGACATTCAACCTTTCCCTTGTGATGACAAACTATTGTTTCAACTACCTGCACCGAGGTTTAACATAGATtacaatttaattaaattgtCTTTCAATAACGATAGATTCCTTGCCTGTGGTAGTGGAGACAACCACCTCTACATCTATGattacaaagaaaaaatccttATGTATACCTTGCCTGGTCATACAAGCACCATAAACGACGTTGCCTTTCACCCTTATGAAGACATTGTGGTGTCCTGCTCGTCGGATAAAACGATTTTTCTGGGCGAGTTATAA
- a CDS encoding thrombospondin-related protein 1, putative produces the protein MNNRKLLFSIILLLLLITSLPLCETNVSQGKLEGEEECALVFFHGERNGHPRDGNMKWTVSAWTSAMWIVTTWKNTTSTNKIWRLGIIALTPLPTSLKTNWGVRLKRNSPPIRSTMWKSRVYGYNRRSRLLQGGGDEKDEKEEKEEKEEKDGKDAPHGDDNSSQYFKCFVDKAKENLSVEEEDMARWVDPEHNSCYCSEENTQPCTMDDIRNSKFISQLMRTEICDISDKGNENNLFIVLDKYSTIKCSNVESTTKKINQIELYNYCKSGLPSWDNKHFYQYLDCDTVKNKKGKTKKDRKISSKDVRTGARRWGEMCADLCEDIKSLCNSKNAQFYSFEMCSKYYEINHFTATIYNGIFKKFNDNCSYLDPTNRGLLLCKHKHIACEFSEWSDWSPCSKSCKNDNYDAEAIRRRIRHLVKEVKYVGKACSTVVKDKNKLLDVDFCNDVPLCSSVNPSSNAPNNGNPTVDTPTSEKIYNNPPFVIPLKEIEKANMLNDLNQQDGDVINENFLHNDLDTLTQCTVTDMARFENSREYNEKIKSCACPPYHSPCYFKDIYKSDFWKNSFDKHCADNPTLNVVTADFVMLSCDSSITIRKKEIAVHTYLAMTFDCRSPTFQYLFCSKSNESSRTNIFYITLTCALALISALYLMHFLITEHDKWAFFITSVIRSKRTSRADPPSTGPSSDEASDAAETTQKRNDIGKRNDIDKRNDTQKRNDTQKRNDTQKRNDTHKSNDTPP, from the coding sequence atgaataacaGAAAACTCCTCTTTAGTATTATCCTACTCCTCTTGCTGATCACATCTCTCCCTCTCTGTGAGACAAATGTATCACAAGGAAAGTTAGAAGGAGAGGAAGAGTGCGCTCTGGTGTTTTTTCATGGTGAACGGAATGGACACCCCAGAGATGGTAACATGAAGTGGACAGTTTCGGCATGGACGAGTGCCATGTGGATAGTTACTACTTGGAAGAACACCACATCGACAAACAAGATATGGAGACTGGGAATTATTGCATTGACTCCTCTACCTACCTCCTTGAAGACGAACTGGGGAGTGCGCTTGAAAAGGAACTCTCCTCCGATCAGGTCTACAATGTGGAAATCACGAGTATATGGGTACAACAGGAGAAGTAGGTTATTGCAAGGGGGGGGTGACGAGAAggatgagaaggaagagaaggaagagaaggaagagaaggatgGGAAGGATGCGCCGCACGGGGATGACAACAGCAGTCAGTACTTCAAGTGCTTCGTAGACAAGGCGAAGGAGAACCTGAGCgtggaggaggaggacaTGGCCAGATGGGTCGACCCCGAACACAACTCTTGTTACTGCAGTGAAGAAAATACACAACCATGTACCATGGACGACATAAGGAACTCTAAGTTTATAAGTCAATTGATGAGGACAGAAATTTGTGATATCAGTGACAAGGGGAATGAAAACAACCTGTTCATCGTGTTGGACAAGTACTCCACAATAAAATGTTCCAACGTAGAAAGTACGACGAAGAAAATTAATCAGATCGAACTGTACAACTATTGCAAAAGTGGATTGCCTTCCTGGGACAACAAACACTTTTATCAGTACCTAGATTGTGACACggtgaagaacaaaaaaggaaagacgaAGAAGGACAGGAAGATAAGTTCAAAGGATGTTAGAACGGGTGCACGGCGATGGGGCGAAATGTGTGCCGACCTATGCGAGGATATAAAATCGCTATGCAACTCGAAGAACGCGCAATTTTACTCCTTCGAAATGTGCAGTAAGTATTACGAAATAAATCACTTCACCGCGACTATTTATAACgggatttttaaaaaattcaacgaCAACTGTTCCTACTTGGACCCCACAAATAGGGGATTACTTCTATGCAAACATAAACACATAGCGTGTGAATTCAGTGAGTGGTCCGATTGGAGCCCTTGCTCAAAGTCttgcaaaaatgataattacGATGCTGAAGCAATTCGAAGGAGAATAAGACACCTAGTTAAGGAAGTGAAGTATGTTGGAAAGGCGTGCAGCACAGTGGTAAAGGATAAGAACAAATTGTTAGATGTAGATTTTTGTAACGATGTTCCTCTTTGTTCTTCTGTCAATCCGTCTAGTAATGCACCCAATAATGGTAATCCTACTGTTGATACTCCTACATCGGAGAAGATATACAACAACCCTCCTTTTGTGATACCTCttaaagaaatagaaaaggctAACATGTTGAACGATTTAAATCAACAGGATGGAGATGTTATAAATGAGAACTTCCTACATAATGATTTGGATACCCTAACCCAGTGCACCGTGACAGACATGGCCCGATTCGAAAATTCAAGGGAGTACAATGAGAAAATTAAATCTTGCGCTTGTCCTCCTTACCACTCTCCATGCTACTTCAAAGACATATACAAATCAGATTTCTGGAAAAACTCCTTCGATAAACATTGTGCGGATAATCCCACTCTTAACGTTGTCACAGCAGACTTTGTTATGCTCAGTTGTGATAGCTCTATCACcattaggaagaaggaaattgcAGTTCATACATACCTTGCCATGACATTTGATTGTCGATCACCTACATTTCAATACCTGTTTTGCTCCAAGTCTAATGAATCTTCCAGAacgaatattttttatatcacCCTTACTTGTGCCCTTGCCTTAATTTCTGCCTTGTACCTCATGCACTTTCTCATCACCGAGCATGACAAGTGGGCCTTCTTCATCACTAGTGTCATTCGCTCCAAACGAACTTCCCGGGCGGATCCCCCTTCCACAGGGCCCTCCTCCGATGAAGCCAGTGATGCGGCCGAGACAACCCAAAAGCGAAATGACATCGGCAAGCGAAATGACATCGACAAGCGAAACGACACCCAAAAGCGAAACGACACCCAAAAGCGAAACGACACCCAAAAGCGAAATGACACCCACAAATCAAATGATACCCCACCGTAA
- a CDS encoding dynein light chain 1, putative: MSKAMAKEVTISQCIKNWEQKNGRKISEEEEVSFICHIPLIEKLDNSINSLEKCKRLSLSTNRIEKLVPMSGLKNIEILSLGRNCIKKFQFLEDISGTLKQLWISYNNIDKLDNLQSLKKLQVLYLFHNKIKNIEEVDKLSVLPELAELGLKGNPLYEGKTNEYMKLVILKKLPQLKVVDNETITEKQRNDALTVEVF; the protein is encoded by the exons ATGAGTAAAGCGATGGCCAAGGAAGTCACCATTTCCCAGTGCATCAAAAACtgggaacagaaaaatg GCAGAAAAATAagcgaagaggaagaagtgaGCTTCATTTGCCACATCCCCTTAATTGAAAAATTAGACAACAGTATCAACTCACTCGAAAAGTGCAAGCGCCTGTCCTTGTCGACGAACCGAATTGAAAAACTCGTCCCGATGTCCGGTCTGA AAAATATTGAGATCCTCTCGCTAGGAAGAAACTGCATTAAAAAGTTCCAGTTCCTTGAAGACATCAGTGGCACGCTAAAACAACTCTGGATTTCCTACAACAACATTGATAAGCTGGACAACCTCCAATCCCTTAAGAAGCTCCAAGTGCTTTACTTGTTTcacaacaaaataaaaaatatcgaGGAGGTCGACAAATTG AGCGTCTTGCCAGAACTTGCCGAATTGGGACTTAAGGGAAACCCTTTATATGAGGGAAAGACAAAC GAGTATATGAAGTTGgtgattttaaaaaagttgccTCAGCTGAAGGTAGTGGACAACGAAACG ATCACGGAAAAACAGAGGAATGACGCCCTGACCGTTGAAGTTTTttga